A window from Cryobacterium sp. PAMC25264 encodes these proteins:
- a CDS encoding iron ABC transporter permease, whose amino-acid sequence MRNSSVRTMFRSPLVVVVLVVLVWFVATFLVLPNATLLISTFFPDGTLSFRALEKLVSSDRALNSLWHSFALAATLAVTVNVVGIFIVLVTDYFKIRGSRVLWLGYATTLIYGGIVLAAGYNFIYGKYGFITNAVRNVFPDIDPNWFSGYFAVVVVMTLATTTNHMLFLGSSLAKIDYQTIEAARNMGASTWRILWRIVLPALRPMIFAVTVLTFLTGLGALTAPLVLGGTDFQTIAPMILTFSKSSGSRDLAALLAIILGLATIVLLALMNRVEKSGTYFSVAKVATPLQKQRIQNPVANVLVHVAAYVLFVIYALPVLLIVLFSFLEATAISTGTITWDAFTLANYATVFGSPEVLKPFVVSVVYSALASLIVVLGMLFVARVLHKHRNPVTSLLEYLLHIPWILPTILIALALVMTFDRPNPLIGGQVLTGTTLLLLVAYVIIKIPFTLRLLKAAFASVPESLEDAARILGAGPLFTLRTVLVPLVLPTAAAITALNFNSLLDDYDAAVFLYHPLYQPLGLAIRASTEGENNLDAMSITFVYTVLLMIIMSFTMYLVYGRGGARNRRRRKPVSGGAGSSAGTGVGPMTAAGVVPAAGATNVYQDNGRN is encoded by the coding sequence ATGCGCAACTCATCGGTGCGGACCATGTTCCGTTCCCCGCTCGTCGTCGTGGTGCTCGTGGTGCTGGTCTGGTTCGTGGCCACCTTCCTCGTGCTGCCCAACGCCACCCTGCTGATCAGCACGTTCTTTCCCGACGGCACGCTGAGCTTCCGGGCGTTGGAGAAGCTCGTCAGCTCCGACCGGGCGTTGAACAGCCTCTGGCACAGCTTCGCCCTGGCCGCCACACTGGCCGTGACGGTGAACGTGGTGGGCATCTTCATCGTGCTGGTCACGGACTACTTCAAGATCCGCGGCTCCCGGGTGCTCTGGCTCGGCTACGCCACCACCCTCATCTACGGCGGAATCGTGCTGGCCGCCGGGTACAACTTCATCTACGGCAAGTACGGTTTCATCACCAACGCGGTGCGCAACGTGTTCCCCGACATCGACCCCAACTGGTTCTCCGGCTACTTCGCCGTGGTTGTGGTGATGACCCTGGCCACCACCACGAACCACATGCTGTTCCTCGGCTCGTCGCTGGCGAAGATCGACTACCAGACCATCGAAGCCGCCCGCAATATGGGCGCGTCGACCTGGCGCATCCTCTGGCGCATCGTTTTGCCGGCGCTTCGCCCGATGATCTTCGCCGTCACGGTGCTCACCTTCCTCACCGGCCTCGGCGCCCTCACCGCGCCGCTGGTGCTCGGCGGCACCGATTTCCAGACCATCGCCCCGATGATCCTCACGTTCTCCAAGAGCAGCGGTTCGCGCGACCTGGCGGCGCTGCTGGCCATCATCCTGGGCCTGGCCACGATAGTGCTGCTCGCTCTGATGAACCGGGTGGAGAAGAGCGGCACCTACTTCTCGGTGGCGAAGGTGGCCACGCCGCTGCAGAAGCAGCGCATCCAGAACCCTGTGGCCAACGTGCTCGTGCACGTGGCCGCGTACGTCCTGTTTGTGATCTACGCGCTGCCGGTGCTGCTGATCGTGCTGTTCTCGTTCCTCGAAGCCACGGCGATCAGCACGGGCACCATCACCTGGGACGCGTTCACGCTGGCCAACTACGCCACAGTGTTCGGCAGCCCCGAGGTGCTCAAACCCTTCGTGGTGAGCGTGGTCTACAGTGCTCTGGCGTCACTGATCGTGGTGCTCGGCATGCTGTTCGTGGCCCGGGTGCTGCACAAACACCGCAACCCGGTCACGTCGCTGCTGGAGTACCTGCTGCACATCCCGTGGATCCTGCCGACCATCCTGATCGCGCTGGCCCTGGTGATGACCTTCGACCGGCCCAACCCGCTGATCGGCGGGCAGGTCCTCACCGGCACCACGCTGCTTCTCCTGGTGGCGTACGTGATCATCAAGATCCCGTTCACCCTGCGGCTGCTCAAGGCGGCGTTCGCGTCGGTGCCCGAATCGCTCGAGGATGCCGCGCGCATCCTGGGTGCCGGACCGCTGTTCACGCTGCGCACGGTGCTGGTGCCGCTGGTGCTGCCCACAGCCGCGGCGATCACGGCGCTCAACTTCAACAGCCTCCTGGATGACTACGACGCGGCCGTGTTCCTCTACCACCCGCTCTACCAGCCGTTGGGTCTCGCGATCCGGGCGAGCACCGAGGGGGAGAACAACCTCGACGCCATGTCGATCACGTTCGTGTACACGGTGCTGCTGATGATCATCATGAGCTTCACCATGTACCTGGTCTACGGCCGCGGCGGGGCGCGCAACCGGCGCCGTCGCAAGCCGGTGTCCGGTGGTGCCGGCTCGTCGGCCGGTACCGGAGTCGGCCCCATGACCGCAGCCGGTGTGGTCCCCGCGGCGGGCGCGACGAACGTTTATCAGGACAACGGTCGCAACTGA
- a CDS encoding carbohydrate ABC transporter permease, translating to MSTTARARVQPRSPSQRLRTLSRPQLPTSAIAGRSLLYAILIVLAIIYIAPFLVQVATSFKTDAEAASNPMSLIPATWSLAAYERLFLNSDFPVWFQNSAIVTVFVTLGRVFFNSLAGYALARLHFRGRNVIFALLIAVMSVPGVVLLIPKFLVINQLGIYDTYVAMIVPLLTDAAGVFIMKNFFESIPASVEEQARIDGAGTFRVFWSIVLPMARPALVTIIILSFQGSWNELSHFIVATQSPELTTLTKGVASLASGQLSQGTQYPLKLAAAAIMTIPVAVMFFIFQKRIMNTTDGAVKE from the coding sequence ATGAGCACCACCGCACGCGCCCGGGTGCAGCCCCGCTCCCCCTCCCAGCGGCTGCGCACCCTGAGTCGGCCGCAGCTGCCCACGTCCGCCATCGCCGGCCGGTCGCTGCTCTACGCCATCCTGATCGTGCTCGCGATCATCTACATCGCCCCGTTCCTGGTGCAGGTCGCCACGTCGTTCAAGACGGATGCCGAGGCCGCGAGCAATCCGATGTCGCTGATTCCGGCCACCTGGTCGTTGGCCGCGTACGAGAGGTTGTTTCTCAACTCGGACTTCCCGGTCTGGTTCCAGAACTCCGCCATCGTCACGGTCTTCGTCACCCTCGGCCGGGTGTTCTTCAACTCCCTGGCCGGGTATGCGCTGGCCCGGCTGCATTTCCGCGGCCGCAACGTGATCTTCGCGCTGCTCATCGCGGTGATGAGCGTGCCCGGGGTGGTGCTGCTGATTCCCAAGTTCCTGGTGATCAACCAGTTGGGCATCTACGACACCTACGTGGCCATGATCGTGCCGCTGCTCACGGATGCCGCGGGCGTCTTCATCATGAAGAACTTCTTCGAGTCCATCCCCGCCAGCGTCGAGGAGCAGGCCCGCATCGACGGGGCCGGCACCTTCCGGGTGTTCTGGTCGATTGTGCTGCCGATGGCCAGGCCGGCGCTGGTGACCATCATCATCCTGTCGTTCCAGGGCTCCTGGAATGAGTTGTCGCACTTCATCGTGGCCACCCAATCACCCGAACTGACCACGCTCACCAAGGGCGTCGCGTCGCTGGCGTCCGGGCAGCTGAGCCAGGGCACGCAGTACCCGCTCAAGCTCGCCGCGGCGGCGATCATGACCATCCCGGTGGCGGTGATGTTCTTCATCTTCCAGAAACGCATCATGAACACCACCGACGGGGCCGTGAAGGAGTAG
- a CDS encoding carbohydrate ABC transporter permease: MTTPSRTSRRSGIRGGEAASGWLFTAPMIILLGMFLVIPVLMALWVSFSDWNGRGSPFAGTVSFVGMDNYSALLGGGGLAEQDFGTALRNNAWYVLLVVPIQTMLSLFLAVLVNRAILRGRGFFRTAFYFPSVTSSVAITVLWLFLFSSTGAVNKLLSFIGVNGPNWFNDPSGVLHNILRVFGVTTGPAALTGNSFLGISFWEWLAGPSVAMSAFILMAVFTTSGTFMLLFIAALQNLSGDVVEAAMMDGANGWQRFWRVTLPQLRPTLFTVLTLGLIGAWQVFDQIYTGTQGGPGKTTLTPAYLSYQTAFTNQAWGQGAAIAFILFVIIVVFTLFQRWLLAERKVSARRMRLYVQTPTPGGSK; the protein is encoded by the coding sequence ATGACGACACCTTCTCGCACGTCTCGCCGCTCCGGAATCCGGGGCGGCGAGGCCGCCTCGGGGTGGCTGTTCACCGCCCCGATGATCATCCTCCTCGGCATGTTCCTGGTCATCCCGGTGCTGATGGCCCTCTGGGTCAGCTTCTCCGACTGGAACGGCCGCGGCAGCCCCTTCGCCGGCACGGTGTCGTTCGTGGGCATGGACAACTACTCGGCCCTGCTGGGCGGCGGCGGCCTGGCCGAACAGGACTTCGGGACGGCCCTGCGCAACAACGCCTGGTACGTGCTCCTTGTCGTGCCGATCCAGACCATGCTCTCGTTGTTCCTGGCTGTGCTGGTGAACCGGGCGATCCTGCGCGGCCGCGGGTTCTTCCGCACCGCGTTCTATTTCCCGTCGGTCACCAGCTCGGTCGCCATCACGGTGCTCTGGTTGTTCCTGTTCAGCTCCACCGGCGCGGTGAACAAGCTGCTCTCCTTCATCGGTGTCAACGGGCCGAACTGGTTCAACGACCCCAGCGGCGTGCTGCACAACATCCTCCGGGTGTTCGGCGTGACGACCGGGCCCGCGGCACTCACCGGCAATTCCTTCCTCGGCATCTCGTTCTGGGAGTGGCTCGCCGGCCCATCCGTTGCCATGAGCGCGTTCATCCTGATGGCCGTGTTCACCACCAGTGGCACGTTCATGCTGCTCTTCATCGCGGCCCTGCAGAACCTCAGCGGCGACGTCGTGGAGGCGGCCATGATGGACGGCGCCAACGGCTGGCAACGGTTCTGGCGGGTCACCCTCCCCCAGCTGCGGCCGACACTGTTCACCGTGCTCACCCTGGGCCTGATCGGCGCCTGGCAGGTATTCGACCAGATCTACACCGGCACCCAGGGCGGGCCGGGCAAGACCACGCTCACCCCGGCGTACCTGTCCTACCAAACCGCGTTCACCAACCAGGCGTGGGGCCAGGGCGCCGCGATCGCGTTCATCCTGTTCGTGATCATCGTGGTCTTCACCCTGTTCCAGCGTTGGCTGCTGGCCGAACGCAAGGTCTCCGCCCGGCGGATGCGCCTGTACGTGCAGACCCCCACCCCCGGAGGTTCCAAATGA
- a CDS encoding TOBE domain-containing protein yields the protein MGATNRLTGEFLQQLRGNGGDFLAADKSSYLRLEKVGLQAPARGASVRLAGVVADRVYQGSHSTYTIDSHGSRIRALVPEGGAAPLVPGAAATLYIDPTAILQY from the coding sequence GTGGGAGCCACCAACCGGCTCACCGGCGAGTTCCTCCAGCAGCTGCGGGGCAACGGCGGGGACTTCCTGGCCGCCGACAAGAGCTCGTACCTGCGCTTGGAGAAGGTGGGGCTGCAGGCGCCGGCGCGCGGAGCATCCGTTCGCCTGGCCGGTGTGGTCGCCGACCGGGTCTACCAGGGCTCGCACAGCACGTACACGATCGACAGCCACGGCAGCCGCATCCGTGCGCTGGTGCCCGAGGGCGGTGCGGCCCCGCTGGTGCCCGGCGCCGCCGCGACCCTGTACATCGACCCCACCGCGATCCTGCAGTACTAG
- a CDS encoding NUDIX domain-containing protein — translation MTVFSAGILLYRVTDAGELQVWIAHMGGPFWARKDAAAWSIPKGEYEPGEDPFTAARREFEEEIGVPAPAADYAQLGVFRQPSGKVVTVFTARADLAVERVTSNTFDLEWPRGSGALKQFPEIDDARWVSIPEAREKLVKGQVAVLGALAELLGR, via the coding sequence GTGACCGTGTTCAGTGCGGGCATCCTGCTGTATCGGGTGACGGATGCCGGGGAGCTGCAGGTGTGGATCGCGCACATGGGCGGCCCGTTCTGGGCGCGCAAGGATGCCGCGGCCTGGTCGATCCCCAAGGGGGAGTACGAGCCGGGAGAGGATCCGTTCACGGCAGCCCGCCGTGAGTTCGAGGAGGAGATCGGCGTTCCGGCTCCGGCCGCGGACTACGCGCAGCTGGGCGTGTTCCGGCAGCCCTCGGGGAAGGTGGTCACGGTGTTCACCGCCCGCGCTGACCTCGCCGTGGAGAGGGTGACGAGCAACACCTTCGACCTCGAGTGGCCCAGAGGGTCCGGGGCTCTCAAACAGTTCCCCGAGATCGACGACGCCCGTTGGGTGAGTATCCCGGAGGCGCGGGAGAAGCTCGTGAAGGGGCAGGTGGCGGTGCTCGGGGCGCTCGCCGAGTTGCTAGGCCGCTGA
- a CDS encoding LacI family DNA-binding transcriptional regulator yields MTTFPTVTDVALAAGVSRQTVSNVMNSPDIVRADTRERVQAAIAELGYRPHASARRLRTRRSSTIGIRLDPMIDGISGSVLDSFLHALTEQADRQGLRVLLFTATGPEDEITQLKRLNDGADVDGFVLTSTFAGDPRTTWLLENGISFVTFGRPWGVDDMDDPQHLWVDVDGWTGLHDATRAQQDAGARRIGYIGWPSPSGTGDDRRRGWRDAMLERGDVTEDELAQLEVVTVDGVAEGTAAMQELRRSAGRLDAVLCASDSLALGAMIANPSGCRSPATTTRPSPRRSGSPASISPWTRWPRGCSSC; encoded by the coding sequence TTGACTACATTTCCGACCGTGACGGATGTCGCGCTGGCCGCCGGCGTCTCCCGCCAGACCGTCTCGAACGTGATGAACTCGCCCGACATCGTGCGCGCCGACACCCGGGAGCGGGTGCAGGCTGCGATCGCCGAGCTGGGCTACCGCCCACACGCGTCGGCGAGGCGGCTGCGCACCCGGCGCAGTTCCACCATCGGCATCCGGCTCGACCCGATGATCGACGGCATCTCCGGCTCGGTGCTGGACAGCTTTCTGCACGCCCTCACCGAGCAGGCAGACCGGCAGGGCCTGCGGGTGCTGCTGTTCACCGCGACCGGCCCCGAAGACGAGATCACCCAGCTCAAGCGCCTGAACGACGGCGCCGATGTGGACGGCTTCGTGCTCACCTCGACGTTCGCCGGCGACCCCCGCACGACCTGGCTGCTTGAGAACGGGATTTCGTTCGTGACCTTCGGCCGCCCGTGGGGCGTGGACGACATGGACGACCCGCAGCATCTCTGGGTGGACGTGGACGGCTGGACCGGCCTGCACGATGCGACCCGGGCTCAGCAGGATGCCGGCGCCCGCCGCATCGGGTACATCGGCTGGCCGAGCCCGTCGGGCACGGGCGACGACCGGCGGCGCGGCTGGCGCGACGCGATGCTCGAGCGCGGCGACGTCACCGAGGACGAACTGGCCCAGCTCGAGGTGGTCACCGTGGACGGAGTGGCCGAGGGAACCGCGGCCATGCAGGAGTTGCGTCGCAGCGCGGGGCGTCTCGACGCGGTGCTCTGCGCGAGCGACTCCCTGGCCCTCGGCGCCATGATCGCCAACCCGAGCGGGTGCCGGTCACCGGCTACGACAACACGCCCGTCGCCGCGGCGATCGGGCTCTCCAGCGTCGATCAGTCCGTGGACGAGGTGGCCGCGGGGGTGCTCGAGCTGCTGA
- a CDS encoding extracellular solute-binding protein — MQRRNSRWLIGAGLTVVGALTLSACGSGSGFGDTAAPADGELTSDSSKGLTVLIGSSGDAETASVNAAVDAWSTDSGTEAKVSVASDLNQQLAQGFAAQKPADVFYLSTDALAGYASNGSLLAYGDQLANKDDFYPSLVKSFTYDGDFYCAPKDFSTLQLIINTDLWAQAGLTDADIPTTWDQLAAVSKTLTTPEHVGLAIGGEYARIGAFMAQAGGNLMNDDNTEATANSAGSVAGLDYAQTLLNDGVMSYASEIGAGWGGEAFGKQLSAMTIEGNWITGAMKSDFPDVKYTVAELPAGPEGKGTLQFTNCWGIAADSPNQAAALDLVEQLTSKDAQLTFSEEFGPMPSIQSAADDWKSANPNLVAFLDGADYAKGVPNVKGAADVVSDLNAQLESLKTGDAQAILDSTQKNLEALLK, encoded by the coding sequence ATGCAACGACGCAACTCCCGCTGGCTGATCGGCGCAGGCCTTACCGTGGTCGGCGCCCTCACGCTCAGCGCGTGTGGTTCCGGCTCGGGTTTCGGCGACACCGCCGCACCCGCTGACGGCGAACTCACCAGCGATTCCTCGAAGGGCCTCACCGTCCTCATCGGCTCCAGCGGCGACGCTGAGACCGCATCCGTCAACGCCGCCGTGGACGCCTGGTCCACGGACTCGGGCACCGAGGCCAAGGTCAGCGTCGCCAGCGACCTCAACCAGCAGCTCGCCCAGGGCTTTGCCGCCCAGAAGCCCGCCGACGTCTTCTACCTGTCCACGGATGCCCTCGCCGGCTACGCGTCGAACGGTTCGCTCCTCGCCTACGGCGACCAGCTGGCCAACAAGGACGACTTCTACCCGAGCCTGGTCAAGTCCTTCACCTACGACGGCGACTTCTACTGCGCGCCCAAGGACTTCTCCACCCTGCAGCTGATCATCAACACCGACCTCTGGGCCCAGGCCGGGCTCACGGATGCCGACATCCCCACCACCTGGGACCAGCTGGCCGCCGTGAGCAAGACCCTGACCACCCCCGAGCACGTGGGCCTGGCCATCGGCGGCGAGTACGCCCGCATCGGCGCGTTCATGGCGCAGGCCGGCGGCAACCTGATGAACGACGACAACACCGAGGCCACCGCGAACAGCGCCGGCAGCGTGGCCGGACTGGATTACGCCCAGACCCTCCTCAACGACGGGGTCATGAGCTACGCCAGCGAGATCGGGGCCGGCTGGGGCGGCGAGGCGTTCGGCAAGCAGCTGTCCGCCATGACCATCGAGGGCAACTGGATCACGGGAGCGATGAAGAGCGACTTCCCCGACGTGAAGTACACCGTCGCCGAGCTGCCCGCCGGCCCAGAGGGCAAGGGCACCCTGCAGTTCACCAACTGCTGGGGCATCGCCGCCGACAGCCCCAACCAGGCCGCCGCGCTCGACCTCGTTGAGCAGCTCACCAGCAAGGATGCCCAGTTGACCTTCTCCGAGGAGTTCGGCCCGATGCCGTCGATCCAGTCGGCCGCCGACGACTGGAAGAGCGCCAACCCCAACCTGGTCGCCTTCCTCGACGGCGCGGACTACGCCAAGGGTGTGCCCAACGTGAAGGGCGCCGCGGATGTCGTGAGCGACCTCAATGCACAGCTCGAGTCGCTGAAGACCGGGGACGCCCAGGCGATCCTCGACTCCACGCAGAAGAACCTCGAAGCACTGCTGAAGTAG
- the map gene encoding type I methionyl aminopeptidase, translated as MIEILNPTEVARARETGALVATILQTMKSRSTVGTNLLDIDRWAQAMILEAGAESCYVDYAPSFGRGPFGHYICTSVNEAVLHGLPHDYALADGDLVSLDLAVLLGGIAADSAISFIVGDTKPPESVALIDATERALQAGIAAAGPGARIGDISHAIGTVLDAAGYPVNVEFGGHGIGSTMHQDPHVSNTGRPGRGYTLRPGLLLALEPWVMVDTDKLVTDADGWTLRSATGCRTAHSEHTIAITDDGAEILTLAR; from the coding sequence ATGATCGAGATCCTGAACCCCACCGAGGTGGCCCGAGCCCGCGAAACCGGCGCGCTGGTCGCCACCATCCTGCAGACCATGAAGAGCCGCAGCACCGTGGGCACCAACCTGCTCGACATCGACCGGTGGGCCCAGGCCATGATCCTCGAGGCCGGTGCCGAGTCCTGCTACGTGGACTACGCGCCGTCGTTCGGCCGCGGGCCGTTCGGTCACTACATCTGCACCTCCGTCAACGAGGCTGTGCTGCACGGCCTGCCGCACGACTACGCCCTGGCCGACGGCGACCTGGTCTCGCTTGACCTCGCCGTGCTGCTGGGCGGCATCGCCGCCGACTCGGCCATCAGCTTCATCGTGGGCGACACCAAGCCGCCGGAGAGCGTCGCGCTGATCGACGCGACCGAGCGCGCGCTGCAGGCCGGCATCGCCGCCGCCGGGCCCGGCGCCCGCATCGGAGATATCTCGCATGCCATCGGCACGGTGCTCGACGCCGCCGGCTACCCCGTCAACGTCGAGTTCGGCGGCCACGGCATCGGCTCGACCATGCATCAGGACCCGCACGTCTCGAACACCGGCCGCCCCGGTCGCGGCTACACGCTGCGCCCCGGGCTGCTGCTGGCCCTCGAGCCGTGGGTGATGGTCGACACCGACAAGCTCGTGACGGATGCCGATGGCTGGACCCTCCGCAGCGCCACCGGCTGCCGCACCGCCCACAGCGAGCACACCATCGCCATCACCGACGATGGCGCCGAGATCCTCACTCTCGCCCGCTAG
- a CDS encoding helix-turn-helix domain-containing protein encodes MVRLPLTAAEVERGARLGALLRRARGARSMLDTALAAGVSPETLRKIESGRVATPAFPTIAAIAEVVGLSLDAVWAEISEPERETDPVGARAPQERLAC; translated from the coding sequence ATGGTCAGATTGCCGCTCACAGCCGCTGAAGTCGAGCGCGGAGCGCGCCTCGGCGCCCTGCTGCGCCGGGCCAGGGGAGCGCGCTCGATGCTCGACACCGCCCTGGCTGCCGGCGTCTCACCGGAAACCCTGCGCAAGATCGAGTCGGGCCGCGTCGCCACCCCCGCGTTCCCGACCATCGCTGCGATCGCCGAGGTCGTGGGCCTCTCCCTCGACGCCGTGTGGGCCGAGATCTCCGAACCCGAACGCGAGACTGACCCTGTCGGCGCCCGCGCGCCTCAGGAGCGCCTGGCCTGCTGA
- a CDS encoding glycogen debranching N-terminal domain-containing protein, giving the protein MLSHPVQPLLHDSAIVLAAPTQAWSGSDGRTSLPIHGLYHADTRILSGWTLLVGGAIGEPIGSAARGAGEMTFNALLRHLDDRTADPRLRLHVTRTVTAGRFTEQITIESGLAEPVDTTVSVRLSADFADMQTVKAGLASAADRAAFPAAELPETPAVDVQTSDAGIRLATASVAALVQVSGDGVLGTDAAALGRHSADPVGAPDRPTELGANWAVTVPARGSVTVTWTVDIDHSATVVQAAPGLPEWAGVSVQSGDARLGRWVQKALEDLSGLRMATTARPEEPFLAAGAPWFFTLFGRDSIWAARFMLPLGTELAASTLRILAELQGTSTNDETAEQPGKIMHELRPAAFTIPGEDVSLPPLYYGTVDATPLWICLLADAHRWGMADAEVEALLPHLEAALAWMRDFGDSDGDGFLEYVDSTGHGLANQGWKDSGDSIQWRDGSLADGPIALCEVQAYAYQAAIGGADLLDAFGRPGGDIWRAWAEKLKTRFRESFWIDSPAGRYPAVALDAFKRPVDTVTSNIGHLLGTGLLSAEEAALVAARLVSPELNSGYGLRTMSTDSAGYWPVSYHGGSVWTHDTAIAITGLGRDGFGAEAGTLIEGLLAAAESFDYRMPELHSGDDATAVTAAGPYPAACRPQAWSAAAAVAVLGTVLGLEPDPATGEITSAPITPAIVGDVNLHGLPARSIR; this is encoded by the coding sequence ATGCTTTCCCACCCCGTCCAGCCCCTGCTCCACGATTCCGCCATTGTTCTGGCCGCGCCCACCCAGGCGTGGTCAGGCTCCGACGGGCGCACGAGTCTGCCGATCCACGGCCTGTATCACGCCGACACCCGCATCCTCTCCGGGTGGACCCTCCTGGTCGGCGGCGCGATTGGTGAACCCATCGGCTCGGCCGCTCGCGGGGCCGGCGAGATGACGTTCAACGCGCTGCTCCGGCACCTCGACGACCGCACCGCCGACCCCCGGCTGCGGCTGCACGTCACCCGCACGGTCACCGCCGGGCGGTTCACCGAGCAGATCACCATCGAGTCCGGGCTGGCCGAGCCGGTCGACACCACAGTATCGGTGCGTCTGTCGGCCGACTTCGCCGATATGCAGACCGTCAAGGCCGGGCTGGCCAGCGCGGCCGACCGGGCCGCGTTCCCGGCAGCAGAGCTGCCCGAGACGCCGGCGGTCGATGTGCAGACCAGCGACGCGGGCATCCGCCTGGCCACCGCCAGCGTGGCGGCGCTCGTGCAGGTGAGCGGCGACGGGGTGCTGGGCACGGATGCCGCCGCGCTCGGCCGCCACTCGGCCGACCCCGTCGGCGCCCCCGACCGGCCCACCGAACTCGGCGCCAACTGGGCGGTCACCGTGCCGGCCCGCGGCAGCGTCACCGTCACCTGGACCGTCGACATCGACCACTCCGCGACCGTCGTGCAGGCGGCCCCCGGGCTGCCCGAGTGGGCCGGAGTGTCGGTGCAGTCCGGCGACGCCCGGCTGGGCCGCTGGGTGCAGAAGGCGCTGGAGGACCTCTCCGGCCTGCGGATGGCAACCACCGCGCGGCCGGAGGAGCCGTTCCTCGCCGCCGGCGCCCCGTGGTTCTTCACCTTGTTCGGCCGGGACTCGATCTGGGCCGCCCGGTTCATGTTGCCGCTGGGCACCGAGCTCGCCGCCTCCACCCTGCGCATCCTGGCCGAGCTGCAGGGCACGTCGACCAACGACGAGACCGCTGAGCAGCCCGGCAAGATCATGCACGAACTGCGGCCGGCCGCGTTCACCATCCCCGGCGAAGACGTCTCGCTGCCGCCGCTGTACTACGGCACCGTCGACGCCACCCCGCTGTGGATCTGCCTGCTCGCCGACGCACACCGTTGGGGCATGGCCGACGCCGAGGTCGAGGCCCTGCTGCCACACCTCGAGGCGGCCCTGGCCTGGATGCGTGACTTCGGCGACAGCGACGGCGACGGGTTCCTCGAGTACGTCGACAGCACCGGCCACGGCCTGGCCAACCAGGGCTGGAAGGACTCCGGCGACTCCATCCAATGGCGCGACGGTAGCCTCGCCGACGGCCCCATCGCGCTCTGCGAGGTGCAGGCCTACGCCTACCAGGCCGCCATCGGCGGCGCCGACCTGCTCGACGCGTTCGGCCGGCCCGGCGGCGATATCTGGCGGGCCTGGGCCGAGAAGCTCAAGACCCGGTTCCGTGAATCGTTCTGGATCGACTCCCCCGCGGGCCGCTACCCGGCCGTCGCACTGGATGCGTTCAAGCGTCCGGTCGACACCGTCACCAGCAACATCGGCCACCTGCTCGGCACCGGCCTGCTCTCGGCCGAGGAAGCCGCCCTCGTCGCCGCCCGGCTGGTCTCCCCCGAGCTCAACTCCGGGTACGGCCTGCGCACCATGTCCACCGACTCGGCCGGCTACTGGCCGGTGAGTTACCACGGCGGCTCGGTGTGGACCCATGACACAGCCATCGCGATCACCGGCCTGGGCCGCGACGGCTTCGGTGCCGAGGCGGGCACCCTGATCGAGGGCCTGCTCGCGGCGGCCGAGTCGTTCGACTACCGGATGCCCGAGCTGCATTCCGGCGACGATGCCACCGCCGTGACCGCCGCCGGGCCCTACCCGGCCGCCTGCCGCCCGCAGGCGTGGTCCGCCGCCGCAGCGGTGGCGGTGCTGGGCACCGTGCTCGGCCTGGAGCCCGACCCGGCCACCGGCGAGATCACCTCCGCCCCGATCACGCCCGCGATCGTCGGCGACGTCAACCTGCACGGGCTGCCCGCTCGCAGCATCCGCTGA